From the genome of Winogradskyella forsetii, one region includes:
- a CDS encoding anhydro-N-acetylmuramic acid kinase, with amino-acid sequence MIKTEYNIIALMSGTSLDGIDIIYVHFFYDNQWAFKIHNAETLKYPKQWKLTLSQLVAMPMNQLKQVDSEYSEYLANVILDFINKNAIQTIDFIASHGHTALHQPENGLTYQIGNQQILADKLNHKVICDFRVQDVEFGGQGAPLVPIGDQLLFKDYDYCLNLGGFANISFELNKERIAFDICPVNIVLNHYVSKINLDYDHKGQLAATGHINNELLCQLNELQFYKELPPKSLGLEWVEQTIFPLIDSYQLQIKDLLRTYIEHIAVQISKIVRQENSKVLVTGGGVYNEFLMQRIKGLSNSEVIMPNNEIVEFKEALIFGLLGVLKARNEVNCLMSVTGAERNHSSGKILIPKINY; translated from the coding sequence ATGATAAAAACCGAATACAATATTATAGCCTTAATGTCTGGTACGTCGTTAGATGGCATTGATATCATTTATGTTCATTTTTTCTATGATAACCAATGGGCGTTTAAAATCCATAATGCTGAAACCCTAAAATACCCAAAGCAATGGAAATTGACTTTAAGCCAATTGGTTGCGATGCCAATGAACCAATTAAAACAAGTGGATTCTGAATATTCTGAATATTTGGCAAACGTAATTTTAGATTTTATAAATAAGAACGCAATCCAAACGATTGATTTCATTGCTTCTCATGGGCACACAGCATTGCATCAACCAGAAAATGGTTTAACCTATCAAATCGGGAATCAGCAAATTTTAGCGGATAAATTAAACCATAAAGTTATCTGTGATTTTAGAGTTCAAGATGTGGAATTTGGTGGGCAAGGAGCCCCTTTGGTTCCAATTGGCGACCAGTTATTGTTTAAGGACTATGACTATTGTCTCAATCTTGGAGGCTTTGCCAACATTTCTTTCGAATTAAATAAAGAAAGAATTGCTTTTGATATTTGTCCGGTTAATATTGTTTTGAATCATTACGTTTCAAAAATAAACTTAGACTATGACCATAAAGGTCAGTTGGCTGCAACGGGACATATCAATAATGAGTTATTATGTCAACTCAACGAACTTCAATTTTATAAAGAACTACCACCAAAATCTTTAGGATTAGAATGGGTAGAACAGACTATATTTCCTTTAATTGATTCCTATCAACTTCAAATAAAAGATCTCTTAAGGACTTATATCGAGCATATTGCTGTTCAAATTTCAAAAATAGTAAGGCAGGAGAATTCAAAGGTTTTGGTTACAGGTGGTGGTGTTTATAATGAATTTTTAATGCAACGGATAAAAGGACTTTCAAATTCTGAAGTTATTATGCCCAACAATGAAATCGTTGAATTTAAGGAAGCCTTAATTTTTGGACTTTTAGGAGTCTTAAAAGCTAGAAATGAGGTCAATTGTTTAATGAGTGTGACAGGTGCAGAACGAAATCATTCTTCGGGAAAAATATTAATTCCGAAAATTAATTATTAA
- a CDS encoding ExbD/TolR family protein, translated as MNIRGRNKVTPEFNFASMTDIVFLLLIFFMIASTLVSTNAIDIILPKASGKTENKKSTAVSIKKDLTYYIDQKRVGESVLETQLLSILSNQESPTIVLRAEKSVPVENVVKVMDIANRNKFKVILAVQPN; from the coding sequence ATGAACATTAGAGGACGAAATAAGGTAACACCAGAATTCAACTTCGCTTCAATGACGGATATTGTATTCTTGTTATTAATATTTTTTATGATAGCGTCAACATTGGTAAGTACAAATGCTATTGATATTATATTACCAAAAGCAAGTGGTAAGACCGAGAATAAAAAATCAACAGCTGTAAGTATCAAAAAAGATTTGACCTATTATATCGATCAGAAACGTGTTGGCGAAAGTGTATTGGAAACACAGTTATTATCCATATTATCGAATCAAGAATCGCCTACCATAGTATTACGAGCTGAAAAATCAGTACCTGTAGAAAATGTAGTGAAGGTTATGGATATTGCCAATCGAAATAAATTTAAAGTGATTTTGGCTGTGCAGCCGAATTAA
- a CDS encoding VOC family protein has translation MKIQAYLSFKGNCQEALNYYSELFDAEIINRQTYEDKKIDVPSSYRNNLQHAELKGKNVHFMAYDASPDTPLNNGNQIHMSIAVTDNTEGKNLFESLSKGGQIHHNYREREWGYFGRCTDKYGIGWMVNCN, from the coding sequence ATGAAAATACAAGCCTATTTATCGTTTAAAGGAAACTGTCAAGAAGCACTAAATTATTATAGTGAATTGTTTGATGCGGAAATTATAAATCGCCAAACCTATGAAGATAAAAAAATAGATGTGCCTTCTTCTTATAGAAATAATCTGCAACATGCTGAATTGAAAGGAAAAAATGTGCACTTTATGGCCTATGATGCGTCGCCAGATACACCTCTCAACAACGGGAATCAAATCCATATGAGTATTGCCGTAACTGATAACACAGAAGGTAAAAATTTATTTGAATCCTTATCCAAGGGAGGGCAGATACACCATAATTATAGAGAAAGAGAATGGGGTTATTTTGGGCGTTGCACCGATAAGTACGGAATTGGATGGATGGTAAATTGTAATTAA
- the nhaD gene encoding sodium:proton antiporter NhaD, with product METVIILVFVFGYLAITLEHNIKIDKLIPALVMMAISWALISLGIDGFSQWFDSANHNLMENFGLLGHEEKMHLMEETLLHHLGKTAEILVFLLGAMTIVEIIDYFDGFSTIKNAVNFNSRKKLLWMFSILAFVLSAIIDNLTATIVLISILQKIVKERDVRIWYAGLIIIAANAGGAWSPIGDVTTTMLWIGDKVSTGKLFMYLFIPSLLCMVVPTFIASLLKPFKGDLELQESDGKPKNKFSSTMLFLGLGAIIFVPIFKVITHLPPYVGMMLSLGVVAIFAEIYSNSKFAISEVVSEEHAESASHSPVHHSLSKIELPSILFFLGILMAVAALESLGILFGFAGSLQETMPMLGTEFHHEGVSDLVVLLLGVGSAVIDNVPLVAASLGMFSEPLDNELWHFIAYSAGTGGSMLIIGSAAGVVAMGMEKIDFFWYLKKISWLALVGFLAGAAAFMVTRSIF from the coding sequence ATGGAAACAGTAATCATTCTCGTATTCGTTTTTGGCTATTTAGCGATAACTTTAGAGCATAATATTAAAATAGATAAATTAATTCCGGCATTGGTAATGATGGCCATAAGTTGGGCATTGATTTCCTTGGGAATTGATGGTTTTTCCCAATGGTTCGATTCTGCCAACCATAACCTCATGGAAAATTTTGGACTTCTCGGGCATGAAGAAAAAATGCACCTAATGGAAGAAACCTTACTTCATCATTTAGGTAAAACGGCAGAAATCCTGGTATTTTTATTAGGCGCCATGACCATTGTGGAAATAATTGATTATTTCGATGGCTTTTCTACCATTAAAAACGCTGTAAACTTTAACAGTAGAAAGAAGTTGCTATGGATGTTTTCAATTCTAGCATTTGTTCTATCTGCAATCATCGATAACCTAACTGCGACTATTGTTTTGATTTCAATTCTTCAAAAAATCGTAAAGGAAAGAGATGTAAGAATCTGGTATGCGGGTTTAATTATAATTGCGGCGAATGCTGGTGGAGCCTGGTCTCCAATTGGAGATGTAACTACGACTATGTTGTGGATTGGCGACAAAGTGTCAACGGGAAAATTATTTATGTACTTATTTATTCCATCGTTGTTATGTATGGTGGTACCAACATTTATTGCTTCACTTTTAAAACCTTTTAAAGGTGACTTAGAATTGCAAGAATCTGACGGTAAACCCAAGAATAAATTTAGCTCCACCATGTTATTTTTAGGTCTTGGAGCTATCATTTTTGTACCGATATTTAAAGTAATAACACATTTACCCCCTTATGTTGGGATGATGCTGTCATTAGGTGTTGTGGCTATATTTGCTGAAATTTATAGTAATTCAAAATTTGCAATTTCAGAAGTCGTTTCAGAAGAACATGCAGAAAGTGCTAGCCATAGTCCTGTACACCATTCGTTATCTAAAATTGAATTGCCAAGTATCTTATTTTTCTTGGGGATCTTAATGGCAGTAGCTGCTTTGGAATCTTTAGGGATTTTATTCGGATTTGCAGGATCACTGCAAGAAACGATGCCCATGTTAGGGACAGAATTTCATCATGAAGGTGTGTCTGATTTAGTGGTATTATTATTAGGTGTCGGATCAGCTGTTATTGACAATGTACCTTTAGTGGCAGCAAGTTTAGGAATGTTTTCTGAACCTTTGGACAACGAGCTTTGGCATTTCATTGCTTATTCCGCAGGAACAGGAGGAAGCATGTTAATTATTGGTTCGGCCGCAGGTGTTGTAGCTATGGGAATGGAAAAAATCGATTTCTTTTGGTACTTAAAGAAAATATCTTGGTTGGCATTAGTTGGTTTCTTAGCTGGTGCCGCTGCTTTTATGGTCACAAGATCCATTTTTTAA
- a CDS encoding UDP-N-acetylmuramoyl-tripeptide--D-alanyl-D-alanine ligase translates to MYFALKGDNFDGNQFVQKAFDGGAKYCVVDDTEAITNTNCIYVDDVLTTLQSLATYHRNAINIPIISLTGSNGKTTTKELINTVLASTYNVKATMGNLNNHIGVPLSLLSFSEGLDFGIVEMGANHQKEIDFLCGIAQPDYGLITNFGKAHLEGFGSIEGVVKGKSELYDHLIANEKTAFINTDDEKQVAQIGDYSNISTFGTHLNNDCVIAFDSANPYVTLIYDDIKIESQLIGDYNYGNIAVAVAIGKYFDVTSENIKKAIESYQPANNRSEIIEKGSTKIILDAYNANPTSMLAALHNLKQLNAENKYLFLGDMFELGANAEKEHQEIVDFIEQNFQTHIHIIGKNFYKTNSNTSIYKHPSFEDLKPILKDLDLNNATVLIKGSRGMALERILDFI, encoded by the coding sequence ATGTATTTTGCCCTTAAAGGCGATAATTTTGATGGTAACCAGTTTGTGCAAAAGGCTTTTGATGGCGGAGCAAAATACTGTGTTGTAGATGATACTGAAGCCATAACAAACACTAACTGCATATATGTGGACGATGTATTAACTACGCTTCAAAGCCTTGCTACCTATCATAGAAATGCTATTAATATCCCAATTATTTCATTAACAGGCAGTAATGGAAAAACCACCACAAAAGAACTTATTAATACGGTTTTAGCTTCAACCTACAATGTAAAAGCTACCATGGGAAACCTGAATAACCACATTGGCGTGCCTTTATCCCTATTGAGTTTTAGTGAAGGTTTAGACTTCGGAATCGTTGAAATGGGTGCCAATCACCAAAAAGAAATTGATTTTTTATGTGGTATTGCACAACCAGATTATGGTCTGATTACCAATTTTGGTAAAGCACATTTAGAAGGTTTTGGAAGTATTGAGGGTGTGGTCAAAGGAAAATCGGAATTATATGACCACTTAATAGCCAATGAAAAAACAGCTTTTATAAATACTGACGATGAAAAGCAAGTGGCCCAAATTGGAGATTACTCTAATATTAGCACATTTGGAACGCATTTGAACAATGATTGTGTCATCGCTTTTGATAGTGCGAACCCTTATGTCACCTTAATTTATGATGATATTAAAATTGAAAGTCAGCTTATCGGTGACTACAACTATGGAAATATTGCTGTAGCAGTGGCTATTGGAAAGTATTTTGATGTCACTTCTGAAAACATAAAAAAAGCTATTGAAAGCTACCAACCAGCTAATAACCGATCTGAAATTATAGAAAAAGGCAGCACCAAAATTATTCTTGATGCCTATAATGCCAACCCAACTAGTATGTTGGCCGCACTCCATAATCTTAAACAGTTAAATGCCGAAAACAAATATCTATTTCTTGGAGACATGTTTGAATTAGGTGCCAACGCTGAAAAAGAACATCAAGAGATTGTTGATTTTATAGAACAAAATTTTCAAACTCATATTCATATTATCGGTAAGAATTTTTACAAAACCAACAGTAACACATCTATTTACAAGCATCCCAGTTTTGAGGATTTAAAACCTATTCTCAAAGACCTTGACCTTAATAATGCGACGGTTTTGATTAAAGGCTCTCGTGGCATGGCATTGGAGCGAATTTTAGACTTTATATAA
- a CDS encoding MotA/TolQ/ExbB proton channel family protein — translation MIALSTIQDEVDVLTDGESVEKTLSIIELITSGGTSGIVIILILFLLLILAIYIYFERIFAIKAASKVDSNFMNQIKDHVSNGKIDSAQMLCAQQNSPVSRLIAKGITRIGKPLEDINTAIENAGRLEIYNLEKNVSVLATISGVAPMIGFLGTVVGMIISIFELANAGGTIQMDVLASGLYTAMTTTVGGLIVGIVAYVAYNHVVGRTNKVVYQMEANSIEFLDHLNEPI, via the coding sequence ATGATAGCATTAAGTACTATTCAAGATGAAGTAGACGTTTTAACTGATGGGGAATCGGTTGAAAAAACCTTATCTATAATTGAATTGATTACAAGTGGAGGCACCTCAGGAATTGTGATTATTCTCATTTTATTCCTACTCTTAATTTTAGCCATTTATATTTATTTTGAGCGCATTTTTGCCATAAAAGCGGCTTCTAAGGTCGATTCCAATTTTATGAATCAAATAAAGGATCACGTAAGTAATGGTAAAATTGATTCGGCACAAATGCTATGTGCTCAGCAAAACTCGCCTGTATCAAGACTAATTGCCAAAGGCATTACCAGAATTGGAAAACCGCTTGAAGATATCAATACGGCCATTGAAAATGCTGGTCGGTTGGAAATTTATAATCTCGAAAAAAACGTGAGTGTTTTAGCGACCATATCTGGAGTTGCGCCGATGATAGGTTTCTTAGGAACTGTAGTTGGGATGATTATTTCTATTTTCGAACTGGCAAATGCAGGTGGAACGATTCAGATGGATGTGCTTGCAAGTGGATTATATACAGCCATGACAACGACCGTTGGTGGACTTATTGTTGGTATTGTTGCTTACGTGGCTTATAACCATGTTGTCGGACGAACAAACAAAGTCGTTTACCAAATGGAAGCGAATTCCATTGAGTTTTTAGATCACTTAAATGAACCAATCTAA
- a CDS encoding acyl-CoA dehydrogenase, protein MDFSLTEEHLMIRDAARDFAQNELLPGVIERDNSQTFPDELVRKMGELGFMGIMVDPKYGGSGMDAISYVLIMEELSKIDASASVMVSVNNSLVCYGIEAYGNEEQKQKYLTKLATGECIGAFCLSEPEAGSDATSQRTTAIDKGDHYILNGTKNWITNGGRAEVFLVIAQTDKHKGSHGINAFILEKGMPGFDIGPKEDKLGIRGSDTHTLQFNDVKVPKANRIGDDGFGFRFAMKTLSGGRIGIAAQALGIASGAYELSLKYSKERKAFGTEICNHQAIAFKLADMYTDIEAARMLVMKAAWDKDQGNNYDMSSAMAKLYASKVAMEHTVEAVQIHGGNGFVKEYHVERLMRDAKITQIYEGTSEIQKIVISRNLIKE, encoded by the coding sequence ATGGACTTTAGTTTAACAGAAGAGCATTTAATGATTCGTGATGCCGCGCGAGATTTTGCACAAAATGAATTACTTCCAGGGGTTATAGAACGTGATAATTCACAAACTTTTCCTGATGAATTAGTGCGGAAGATGGGCGAATTAGGATTTATGGGTATCATGGTAGACCCAAAATATGGTGGAAGCGGCATGGATGCTATTTCATATGTACTAATTATGGAAGAGCTATCTAAAATTGATGCTTCTGCTTCTGTTATGGTATCTGTAAACAATTCCTTGGTTTGTTATGGTATTGAAGCTTATGGAAATGAAGAACAAAAGCAGAAATATTTAACCAAATTAGCTACTGGCGAATGCATTGGTGCGTTTTGTTTAAGTGAGCCTGAGGCTGGTAGTGATGCCACTTCCCAAAGAACGACTGCCATAGATAAAGGGGATCATTACATTCTGAATGGTACTAAAAACTGGATTACCAATGGTGGACGTGCAGAAGTTTTTTTAGTAATTGCCCAAACCGATAAACATAAAGGGTCTCATGGCATCAATGCTTTTATACTCGAAAAAGGCATGCCAGGTTTTGATATTGGTCCTAAAGAAGATAAACTCGGCATTAGAGGAAGCGACACACATACACTTCAGTTTAACGATGTAAAAGTGCCAAAAGCAAATAGAATTGGTGACGACGGCTTTGGCTTTAGATTCGCCATGAAAACACTTTCTGGTGGACGTATAGGTATTGCCGCTCAAGCTCTCGGAATTGCATCAGGTGCTTATGAACTGTCATTGAAATATTCTAAAGAACGAAAGGCATTTGGTACTGAGATTTGTAATCATCAAGCGATTGCTTTTAAGTTAGCTGATATGTATACAGATATTGAAGCCGCAAGAATGTTAGTTATGAAAGCGGCTTGGGATAAAGATCAAGGTAATAATTATGATATGTCTAGTGCAATGGCTAAACTCTATGCAAGTAAAGTGGCTATGGAGCATACGGTTGAAGCCGTACAGATCCATGGTGGCAATGGGTTTGTAAAAGAATATCACGTGGAACGCCTTATGCGAGATGCAAAAATTACCCAGATTTATGAAGGGACTTCAGAGATACAGAAGATTGTAATTTCTCGAAATTTGATAAAGGAATAA
- a CDS encoding bifunctional folylpolyglutamate synthase/dihydrofolate synthase, producing the protein MNYLDTVNWMFQQLPMYQNKGNSAFKKDLTNTINLAKHLNHPEDKFKSIHVAGTNGKGSTSHMLASILQEAGYKVGLYTSPHLKDFRERIRINGNVITKQAVIGFIKRNKTFLETNQLSFFEMTVGMAFDYFANQKVDVAVIEVGLGGRLDSTNIITPELSIITNIGFDHVQMLGDTLQKIAGEKAGIIKKNIPVVIGETQAETEKVFRNKAHETQSDIYFADQMIKDILESDLKGAYQMHNIKTVLQSVETLRAIGFKISDKNLKTGLLNVVKNTGLQGRWQVLSNEPKIICDTAHNKEGLSYVLKQIKNETYNQLHIVFGVVNDKDLTSIIPILPKDAIYYFCKPNVQRGLEAEILRLAFEKHQLSGESFHSVSEALAHAKSNAKPNDLIYVGGSTFVVAEVI; encoded by the coding sequence ATGAATTATTTAGATACCGTAAATTGGATGTTTCAACAGCTTCCAATGTATCAAAATAAAGGCAACTCCGCTTTTAAAAAGGATTTAACCAACACTATTAACTTAGCGAAACACCTCAATCATCCAGAAGATAAATTCAAATCCATTCATGTTGCAGGTACCAATGGAAAAGGCTCTACAAGTCACATGTTGGCTTCTATTTTACAGGAAGCTGGCTATAAAGTTGGGTTATATACTTCGCCACACTTAAAAGATTTCAGGGAACGCATTCGCATTAATGGAAACGTCATAACTAAGCAAGCTGTTATTGGTTTTATCAAACGAAATAAAACCTTTTTAGAAACCAATCAATTGTCGTTTTTTGAAATGACCGTTGGTATGGCATTCGATTATTTTGCAAATCAAAAGGTGGATGTTGCTGTGATTGAAGTCGGACTGGGAGGACGGTTGGATTCTACGAATATCATTACACCAGAGTTATCAATTATTACAAATATTGGTTTCGACCACGTTCAGATGTTAGGCGATACACTTCAGAAAATTGCTGGAGAAAAAGCAGGAATCATTAAAAAGAATATTCCGGTTGTCATTGGGGAAACACAAGCTGAAACTGAAAAGGTCTTTCGAAACAAAGCACATGAAACGCAATCTGATATTTATTTTGCAGATCAAATGATAAAGGACATATTGGAGAGTGACCTTAAAGGAGCTTACCAAATGCATAATATCAAAACCGTTTTGCAATCGGTAGAAACCTTAAGGGCTATAGGATTTAAAATTTCAGATAAAAACTTAAAAACTGGACTTTTAAATGTGGTGAAAAACACAGGTTTACAAGGTCGATGGCAGGTTTTAAGTAACGAACCTAAGATTATCTGCGATACAGCGCATAATAAGGAAGGCTTAAGTTATGTGTTGAAACAAATTAAAAATGAAACCTATAATCAGCTTCATATCGTTTTTGGAGTTGTAAATGATAAGGATTTAACTTCAATTATTCCGATACTTCCAAAAGACGCTATTTATTATTTCTGTAAACCAAATGTGCAACGTGGATTGGAGGCCGAAATATTAAGACTTGCATTCGAAAAACATCAATTATCAGGAGAATCGTTCCACAGTGTTTCTGAAGCTTTAGCCCATGCAAAATCCAATGCAAAGCCTAACGATTTAATCTATGTTGGAGGAAGTACTTTTGTCGTGGCAGAAGTCATTTAA
- a CDS encoding energy transducer TonB yields MKYLETKHERNSARITVLITVILLLLLFVVGPNYMDPPEEYGVAVNFGTTDFGSGNKPLSEPRKAVEDKIVEESAVEEVQPEESQVMPTEAATKAEEVMTQDNAEDIAIKKQKEAEAKAKAAEAKAKAEAKAAAEKIEREKREAEEKKRQEEAEKRKKLDNLIGGVKNAEGNTDGGEGPDSQGGNKGQLDGDPYAPSYFGGSGPGKGGVGYGLGGRGKPSRQIFEQDCNEYGLVVVRIEVNRQGKVIKAQPGIRGTTNTHPCLLEPAKKIAMSHKWPSDPDAPTTQVGFVSINFDVGQ; encoded by the coding sequence GTGAAATACTTAGAAACCAAACACGAACGTAATTCTGCAAGAATCACAGTACTCATTACCGTGATCCTGCTATTATTGTTATTTGTAGTTGGTCCTAATTATATGGATCCACCAGAAGAATACGGTGTAGCCGTAAACTTTGGAACAACGGATTTTGGTAGTGGAAACAAACCTTTAAGTGAACCACGAAAAGCTGTTGAAGATAAAATTGTTGAAGAAAGTGCTGTCGAAGAAGTGCAACCAGAAGAATCGCAAGTCATGCCAACAGAAGCTGCTACCAAAGCAGAAGAGGTAATGACACAAGATAATGCTGAGGACATCGCCATAAAAAAGCAAAAAGAAGCTGAGGCGAAAGCCAAAGCTGCAGAAGCCAAAGCCAAGGCCGAAGCCAAAGCTGCAGCAGAAAAAATAGAGCGCGAAAAACGCGAAGCAGAAGAAAAGAAACGTCAAGAAGAAGCAGAGAAAAGGAAAAAATTAGATAATCTTATTGGAGGCGTTAAAAATGCCGAAGGCAATACCGATGGAGGTGAAGGACCAGATAGTCAAGGTGGCAATAAAGGACAACTAGATGGTGACCCTTACGCACCAAGTTATTTTGGAGGTTCTGGACCTGGAAAAGGAGGTGTTGGTTATGGTCTTGGAGGTCGTGGTAAACCATCGCGCCAAATATTTGAACAGGATTGTAATGAATACGGTTTAGTTGTCGTTCGGATTGAAGTCAACCGACAAGGGAAAGTAATAAAAGCGCAACCAGGTATTAGAGGTACAACCAATACCCATCCATGTTTATTAGAACCTGCAAAAAAAATCGCTATGTCCCATAAATGGCCTTCTGATCCTGATGCACCAACAACCCAAGTTGGCTTTGTGAGTATTAACTTTGATGTTGGTCAATAA
- a CDS encoding Glu/Leu/Phe/Val dehydrogenase, which produces MKDLLQKYENKSPEIVFHWNDPETDAEGWTVINSLRGGAAGGGTRMRKGLDQNEVLSLAKTMEVKFTVSGPAIGGAKSGINFDPQDPRKKGVLERWYAAVSPLLKSYYGTGGDLNVDEIHEVIPITEESGVWHPQEGVFEGHFKPTIADKINRIGQLRQGVIKVIENPDYSPDVSRKYTVADMITGFGVATAAKHFYDINGSSVKGKRVVVQGFGNVGAAAAFYFAQMGAKVVGIIDRAGGLINKDGFSFEEITDLYLHKNGNTLVAKNLIPFEDINQKIWSLQTEVFAPCAASRLVTQDQIDQMIATGLEVITCGANVPFADKEIFFGSIMEHTDRKVSLIPDFISNCGMARVFAYFMERKVLMTDEAIFKDTSKVIRKALKEVHNNNPTKIGISETAFEIALRQLI; this is translated from the coding sequence ATAAAAGATTTACTTCAGAAATACGAAAACAAATCTCCAGAAATCGTATTTCATTGGAACGACCCAGAAACTGATGCAGAGGGTTGGACAGTAATTAATTCACTTCGAGGTGGAGCTGCAGGTGGTGGCACACGAATGCGTAAAGGGTTAGATCAAAATGAAGTATTATCACTTGCCAAAACCATGGAAGTGAAATTTACGGTTTCTGGCCCAGCTATTGGAGGCGCAAAATCTGGAATCAACTTCGATCCTCAAGATCCTCGAAAAAAAGGCGTTTTAGAACGTTGGTATGCCGCCGTTTCTCCATTGCTGAAAAGTTATTATGGAACAGGTGGTGATTTAAATGTTGATGAAATACATGAGGTCATTCCAATCACAGAAGAAAGTGGAGTATGGCACCCACAAGAGGGTGTTTTTGAAGGACACTTTAAACCTACCATTGCCGATAAAATCAATAGAATTGGTCAATTAAGACAAGGTGTTATTAAGGTCATAGAAAATCCAGATTATTCTCCGGATGTGAGCAGAAAATATACTGTTGCGGATATGATTACTGGTTTTGGTGTCGCAACCGCGGCAAAACATTTTTATGATATTAATGGGAGTTCCGTAAAAGGAAAACGCGTTGTTGTTCAAGGTTTTGGAAATGTAGGTGCAGCCGCAGCTTTCTATTTTGCTCAAATGGGAGCTAAAGTTGTTGGTATCATTGATAGAGCTGGTGGACTAATTAATAAAGATGGATTTTCATTTGAAGAAATTACAGATTTATACCTTCATAAAAACGGAAACACTTTAGTGGCAAAAAATTTAATTCCTTTTGAAGACATCAATCAAAAAATATGGTCTTTACAAACCGAAGTATTTGCACCTTGTGCAGCATCGCGATTAGTGACCCAAGATCAAATTGATCAAATGATAGCCACAGGATTAGAAGTGATTACGTGTGGCGCAAACGTTCCTTTTGCGGATAAGGAAATTTTCTTTGGTTCTATCATGGAACATACAGACCGGAAAGTGAGCTTGATACCAGATTTTATTTCAAACTGTGGTATGGCAAGAGTTTTTGCATACTTTATGGAGCGTAAAGTATTAATGACGGATGAAGCCATATTTAAGGACACGTCTAAAGTCATCAGAAAAGCATTAAAAGAAGTACATAACAATAATCCAACAAAAATAGGCATTAGCGAAACCGCTTTTGAAATTGCCTTAAGACAACTAATTTAA